Proteins encoded together in one bacterium window:
- a CDS encoding ABC transporter ATP-binding protein, giving the protein MIRLERFDKWYQKLHAVKEMDLEVRAGEAFVLLGANGCGKTTVLRAIAGLHSPSSGRVLVDGFDIATDPLRAKRRIAYLPQRVTPPELLTGREVLQFYAGLDRVPLDRVGEALDFVGLVDDADRFTREYSGGMVQRLGLAVTYLRDVPLLLLDEPTLNLDPTGLGRFREWVGELRGKGKTIFFTSHILQEALRLADRVGVMSEGRLVRVQEVAGFRERVVQATTMRVVLDRVTQAFIDAARRAGAVKDSWSEVSYSFEAPPRARQKVIRAIEKEGGRIEELHTEPPDWESLVENHLDEGLG; this is encoded by the coding sequence ATGATTCGCCTCGAGCGATTCGACAAGTGGTACCAGAAACTGCACGCTGTCAAGGAGATGGACCTCGAGGTCCGAGCGGGCGAGGCGTTTGTTCTCCTGGGAGCCAATGGTTGCGGAAAGACGACGGTCTTGAGGGCGATCGCCGGGCTCCACTCTCCGTCATCGGGCCGGGTATTGGTCGACGGTTTCGACATCGCAACTGATCCTCTACGCGCCAAGAGGAGGATCGCCTACCTGCCGCAGCGAGTCACCCCGCCGGAGCTTCTGACCGGCCGCGAGGTGTTGCAGTTTTACGCCGGACTCGATCGGGTTCCTCTCGACCGTGTGGGCGAAGCGCTCGACTTTGTCGGCCTTGTCGACGATGCCGATCGGTTCACACGGGAGTATTCAGGTGGCATGGTGCAACGGTTGGGTCTTGCCGTGACCTACCTGAGAGATGTTCCTCTTCTGCTGCTGGACGAGCCGACCTTGAACCTGGACCCCACCGGTCTCGGACGCTTCCGGGAGTGGGTGGGAGAGTTGCGGGGAAAGGGAAAGACGATCTTCTTCACCTCGCACATTCTGCAGGAGGCACTGCGTCTAGCCGATCGGGTGGGGGTGATGTCGGAGGGTCGATTGGTACGGGTGCAGGAGGTTGCGGGCTTTCGGGAGAGGGTGGTCCAGGCGACGACCATGCGAGTCGTCCTGGACCGGGTCACGCAGGCCTTCATCGATGCCGCGCGAAGAGCGGGCGCCGTCAAGGACAGTTGGTCCGAAGTCAGCTACTCCTTCGAGGCGCCGCCCAGGGCGCGCCAGAAGGTGATTCGAGCCATAGAGAAGGAGGGCGGCCGTATCGAGGAGCTGCACACCGAGCCGCCGGACTGGGAATCGCTGGTCGAGAATCATCTGGACGAGGGATTGGGATGA
- a CDS encoding ABC transporter permease subunit, whose protein sequence is MTRSTHSAHPIWLIARQEFTLNRRNRWVVSFALLFAVLTLLISSLGMVTSGYSGFQDFVRTSASIINLGGFVVPLFALLLGVFSFLSQRDHLELMVAQPVPRSWVVLGKYLGLLLTVAGTALLGFGLPGVVISVVIGTQGALQYAAVVLLEMVLVAVFTGLAVLISVATNRRQIALGVSMGLWLFFELLYGMLMLGATFYFSRGTLQALLLAGLAGNPIDLTRVLSLLVVGGPHLFGPAGVTLVKFTGSALGAGLIGLATLFIWAVVPVAVSIHRFAKQDL, encoded by the coding sequence TTGACTCGGTCGACCCACTCAGCTCATCCGATCTGGTTGATCGCCAGGCAGGAGTTCACCCTCAACCGACGCAATCGCTGGGTTGTCTCCTTTGCACTGCTGTTTGCCGTCCTCACCCTCCTGATCTCGAGCTTGGGGATGGTGACCTCCGGCTACTCCGGCTTTCAGGACTTTGTCCGTACGTCGGCCAGCATCATCAATCTGGGTGGCTTTGTAGTGCCGCTATTTGCTCTGCTGCTCGGTGTGTTCAGCTTTCTCTCGCAGCGCGACCACCTCGAGTTGATGGTCGCGCAACCGGTGCCGCGCTCCTGGGTGGTGCTGGGAAAGTACCTGGGCCTGCTGCTCACCGTCGCAGGGACTGCGCTGCTGGGTTTTGGCCTGCCCGGAGTCGTGATCTCGGTGGTCATTGGCACCCAGGGCGCCCTTCAGTATGCGGCCGTGGTGCTTCTCGAGATGGTTCTCGTCGCCGTATTCACCGGTCTCGCGGTCCTAATCTCGGTGGCGACGAACCGCCGGCAGATCGCGCTGGGAGTGTCGATGGGATTGTGGCTCTTCTTCGAGCTTCTCTACGGGATGCTCATGTTGGGAGCCACTTTCTATTTCTCGCGGGGCACGCTGCAGGCGCTGCTTCTAGCCGGTCTAGCCGGCAACCCGATCGATCTGACCCGGGTTCTGTCACTGCTGGTCGTCGGAGGGCCTCATCTCTTCGGCCCCGCGGGCGTGACCCTGGTGAAGTTCACCGGCTCGGCGCTCGGCGCCGGGCTGATCGGGCTGGCCACACTTTTCATCTGGGCCGTAGTTCCGGTCGCGGTTTCGATCCATCGTTTCGCCAAGCAGGATCTGTAG
- a CDS encoding DNA translocase FtsK — MLLISFLSYRPDDPSLLHQASVERPVRNWIGPVGAELSALGFGFLGLAAFLIPLLLAVAAWRRLKRQSSPLVFGRGLGGLLLVGAVPGLLQLALETVSWRGIEIAAGGALGDVIVGNLERALGFVGTTLVLLALVMAGSALVIQSTLGEMLSTWGRKFRAALDNLRFGWSRRRQRREKDRSRERVVSKHLKRAEAKRLAEMRAMAEKAPTVEPAARVDLPLRVTEKKGSQGFSIRKVSPAAVSPMPEPRAEPRKAATGPQSKIPFPEPVKRPDPLPPLDLLKVEEVKPTVEPDELVRLGELIRSRCAEFGVEGSVEAITPGPVITTYEFQPAPGVKVSQIVNLQDDLALALKAEAVRIDRLAGRSTLGIEVPNKERAIIRLGHLLDQDAFRHAPSVLTMALGTTIHGEPFYADLATMPHLLVAGATGAGKSVGLQSMITSIVYKAHRDQVQFIFIDPKRIELGVYKDIPHLKTEVVVEPKKAANALRWAVAEMERRYRMLAEVHVRSIAFYNQAIADPKVRERLALSEGESEHDTDELQPLPYYVVVIDELADLMMVASSEVEASIARLAQMARAVGIHLIVSTQRPSVDVLTGTIKANFPCRIAFATATRHDSRTILDQIGAEKLLGKGDMLLMPPGTSRVMRLHGTYVSEQETAGLVRWLKKQGPPQLDLKVLEAPEEEAKRSGGASGEDELFDEAARLVVAERQASASFLQRRMRVGFSRAARLIDIMEQEGLLGPPQGSKPRDVLVPVDYFEEIDGAKREWEA; from the coding sequence TTGCTGCTGATCAGCTTTCTCAGCTACCGGCCGGATGACCCGAGCCTTCTGCACCAGGCCTCGGTCGAACGTCCCGTCCGGAACTGGATCGGGCCGGTCGGCGCAGAGCTGTCAGCGTTGGGCTTCGGGTTTCTGGGTCTGGCCGCATTCCTGATACCGCTTCTCCTCGCGGTTGCGGCCTGGCGGCGCCTCAAACGCCAGAGCAGCCCGCTGGTGTTCGGTCGCGGCCTGGGCGGATTGCTGCTGGTGGGCGCGGTACCCGGACTGTTGCAGCTTGCCCTCGAGACGGTGTCGTGGCGCGGTATCGAGATCGCCGCTGGCGGCGCGCTGGGCGACGTCATCGTCGGCAATCTCGAGCGCGCTCTGGGTTTCGTCGGAACGACGCTGGTGCTGTTGGCGCTGGTCATGGCCGGATCGGCGTTGGTGATTCAGTCGACGCTGGGCGAGATGCTCTCGACCTGGGGGCGCAAGTTCAGGGCGGCGCTCGACAATCTGCGTTTCGGATGGTCTCGGCGCCGCCAGCGGCGCGAGAAGGACAGATCGCGCGAGCGAGTCGTGTCCAAGCACCTGAAGCGCGCCGAAGCCAAGCGCCTGGCCGAGATGAGGGCGATGGCCGAGAAAGCCCCGACCGTCGAACCCGCCGCGCGGGTGGATCTACCCTTGCGCGTCACCGAGAAGAAGGGTAGCCAGGGATTCTCGATCCGGAAGGTCAGTCCCGCCGCGGTCTCGCCGATGCCCGAGCCGAGAGCCGAGCCCCGAAAAGCGGCGACGGGTCCACAGTCGAAGATCCCGTTCCCGGAGCCGGTCAAGAGGCCGGACCCTTTGCCACCGCTCGACCTGCTGAAGGTGGAGGAGGTCAAGCCGACGGTCGAGCCCGACGAGCTGGTGCGGCTCGGCGAGCTCATCCGCTCGCGCTGCGCCGAGTTCGGTGTCGAGGGCAGCGTCGAGGCGATCACCCCGGGACCGGTCATCACGACCTACGAGTTCCAGCCGGCGCCCGGCGTCAAGGTGAGCCAGATTGTCAACCTCCAGGACGACCTCGCGCTGGCGCTGAAGGCCGAGGCGGTGCGAATCGATCGGCTTGCCGGCCGTTCGACGCTGGGTATCGAGGTGCCGAACAAGGAGCGGGCCATCATCCGGCTCGGCCACCTGCTGGACCAGGACGCCTTTCGCCATGCGCCTTCGGTCCTGACCATGGCTCTCGGCACGACGATTCACGGCGAGCCCTTCTACGCCGATCTGGCGACCATGCCGCATCTCCTGGTCGCCGGCGCGACCGGCGCGGGCAAGAGCGTGGGACTGCAGAGCATGATCACCTCGATCGTCTACAAGGCCCATCGCGATCAGGTGCAGTTCATCTTCATCGATCCCAAGCGCATCGAGCTCGGTGTCTACAAGGACATCCCGCACCTGAAGACCGAGGTTGTCGTCGAGCCCAAGAAGGCCGCGAACGCCCTGCGGTGGGCGGTGGCCGAGATGGAGCGACGCTATCGCATGCTGGCGGAGGTCCATGTCCGCTCGATCGCGTTCTACAACCAGGCGATCGCCGATCCCAAGGTGCGCGAGCGCCTCGCGCTCTCGGAGGGCGAGTCCGAGCACGACACCGACGAGCTTCAGCCATTGCCGTACTACGTGGTAGTGATCGACGAGTTGGCGGATCTGATGATGGTGGCGTCGTCAGAGGTCGAAGCCTCTATCGCTCGACTCGCGCAGATGGCTCGGGCGGTGGGCATCCACCTGATCGTCTCGACGCAACGACCGTCGGTGGATGTTCTCACCGGAACGATCAAAGCCAACTTCCCCTGCCGGATCGCGTTTGCCACCGCGACTCGCCACGACTCGCGCACCATTCTCGATCAGATCGGAGCCGAGAAGCTGCTGGGCAAGGGCGACATGTTGCTGATGCCGCCCGGGACCTCGCGAGTCATGCGGCTCCACGGTACGTACGTATCCGAGCAAGAGACGGCGGGGCTGGTGCGATGGCTCAAGAAGCAGGGGCCGCCGCAGCTCGATCTCAAGGTGCTCGAAGCGCCCGAGGAAGAGGCGAAGCGGAGCGGCGGCGCCTCGGGCGAGGATGAGCTCTTCGACGAGGCCGCCCGGCTGGTGGTTGCCGAGCGTCAGGCGTCGGCGAGCTTCCTCCAGCGTCGGATGCGGGTCGGCTTCTCGCGGGCCGCCCGGCTGATCGACATCATGGAGCAGGAGGGCCTGCTCGGGCCTCCGCAGGGCTCCAAGCCGCGGGACGTTCTGGTGCCGGTCGACTACTTCGAAGAGATCGATGGCGCCAAGCGCGAGTGGGAGGCCTGA
- a CDS encoding methionyl-tRNA formyltransferase yields MTAPGPVVFFGTPRFAVPCLEVLADSEFRPDLVVSQPSRPAGRGRALRMPPVATQAAELDLYCEQVAKVRSEAFLERLEALRPWIAVVVAFGQIFPRRLLEIPEEGCVNVHASLLPRYRGAAPIQAAIAAGETVTGVTTMRMEKGLDSGPILLEREVEIGDRDMSPDLAAVLSTAGAELLLETLRGLASATLVASPQDEGEVTWAPRLEKSDGYVDWTLPASVLYNRYRAFTPWPGMTASFREEPVKIVECALGEMVASGAEPGTVAERASSLQVVCGDGRALELVSLQRPGRRALSALEFANGERVEVGDRFEAP; encoded by the coding sequence GTGACTGCCCCGGGCCCGGTCGTCTTCTTCGGTACGCCTCGATTTGCGGTGCCCTGTCTCGAGGTACTGGCCGACTCGGAGTTCCGCCCCGACCTGGTGGTGTCCCAGCCGTCGCGGCCGGCGGGGCGAGGTCGAGCTCTGCGGATGCCTCCGGTCGCAACGCAAGCCGCGGAGTTGGATCTCTATTGTGAGCAGGTCGCCAAGGTCCGCTCGGAAGCGTTTCTAGAACGGCTCGAGGCTCTGCGGCCCTGGATCGCAGTGGTGGTGGCCTTCGGACAGATCTTCCCTCGGCGTCTGCTCGAAATCCCAGAAGAGGGTTGCGTCAACGTGCACGCCTCGCTGCTGCCTCGATATCGAGGCGCGGCGCCGATCCAGGCAGCCATCGCGGCGGGAGAAACCGTGACCGGAGTGACGACCATGCGTATGGAAAAGGGGCTCGACTCAGGCCCGATTCTGCTCGAGCGGGAAGTCGAGATCGGCGACCGCGACATGTCGCCGGACTTGGCCGCCGTCCTTTCGACGGCCGGCGCCGAGCTGCTGCTGGAGACTTTGCGCGGCCTGGCTTCGGCGACCCTGGTGGCGTCTCCCCAGGACGAGGGAGAAGTGACCTGGGCTCCGCGGCTCGAGAAGAGCGATGGTTACGTGGACTGGACGCTTCCCGCCAGCGTTCTCTACAACCGGTATCGTGCGTTCACCCCGTGGCCTGGAATGACGGCGTCGTTTCGGGAAGAGCCGGTCAAGATCGTCGAGTGCGCCCTGGGCGAGATGGTTGCTTCCGGCGCGGAGCCCGGGACGGTCGCCGAAAGAGCATCGAGTCTGCAGGTCGTTTGCGGAGACGGCCGGGCTCTCGAGTTGGTGTCGCTGCAGCGACCGGGTCGGCGGGCGTTGTCGGCTCTAGAGTTCGCCAACGGCGAGCGCGTCGAGGTCGGCGATCGTTTCGAGGCGCCGTGA